A window from Solanum stenotomum isolate F172 chromosome 5, ASM1918654v1, whole genome shotgun sequence encodes these proteins:
- the LOC125865983 gene encoding uncharacterized protein LOC125865983, which yields MEKEDGLRTVECLRGRLIAERAASKKAKEDADLMGNKLIELETKLKEESKSRNKAEKKLKYFIKKLESMNICYISDESEHSSLFDKSEISSVTSTTTTSNSSKIISEQNSQFKDSMISDFQELISQENSINFDKNSKDDDNNSKELEFSNSDANSSKSLVREEGENGEDESYFQEDNVNNSLALVPLDLPKPKSIDPIVLDATVREVLDALRHAKEKLQTQMERGRGTIKVG from the exons atggaaaaagaagaTGGTTTGAGGACAGTGGAGTGTCTAAGAGGAAGATTAATTGCAGAAAGAGCAGCTTCTAAAAAAGCAAAAGAAGATGCAGACCTTATGGGAaacaag CTGATTGAACTGGAGACAAAGTTGAAAGAAGAGAGCAAATCAAGAAACAAAGCTGAGAAAAagctcaaatattttataaaaaagctTGAATCCATGAACATATGTTATATTTCAGATGAATCAGAGCACTCAAGTTTGTTTGATAAAAGTGAAATTTCATCTGTTACATCTACAACAACTACTAGTAACAGCAGCAAAATAATCTCTGAACAAAATTCCCAATTTAAAGACTCTATGATCAGTGATTTTCAAGAGCTCATATCCCAAGAAAACTCAATCAACTTTGACAAAAATAGCAAAGATGATGACAACAATTCTAAGGAGCTGGAATTCTCAAATTCAGATGCTAATAG CTCAAAATCATTAGTCCGCGAGGAAGGGGAAAATGGAGAAGATGAAAGTTATTTTCAAGAAGACAATGTCAATAACTCTTTGGCATTAGTTCCACTAGATTTGCCAAAGCCAAAATCAATTGATCCAATTGTTCTTGATGCTACTGTTAGAGAAGTTCTTGATGCACTAAGGCATGCTAAAGAGAAACTCCAGACACAAATGGAGAGAGGGCGCGGTACGATTAAAGTTGGCTAA
- the LOC125864253 gene encoding uncharacterized protein LOC125864253, with protein MEKEDGLRTVECLRGRLIAERAASKKAKEDADLMGNKLIELETKLKEESKSRNKAEKKLKYFIKKLESMNICYISDESEHSSLFDKSEISSVTSTTTTSNSSKIISEQNSQFKDSMISDFQELISQENSINFDKNSKDDDNNSKELEX; from the exons atggaaaaagaagatGGTTTGAGGACAGTGGAGTGTCTAAGAGGAAGATTAATTGCAGAAAGAGCAGCTTCTAAAAAAGCAAAAGAAGATGCAGACCTTATGGGAAAcaag CTGATTGAACTGGAGACAAAGTTGAAAGAAGAGAGCAAATCAAGAAACAAAGCTGAGAAAAagctcaaatattttataaaaaagctTGAATCCATGAACATATGTTATATTTCAGATGAATCAGAGCACTCAAGTTTGTTTGATAAAAGTGAAATTTCATCTGTTACATCTACAACAACTACTAGTAACAGCAGCAAAATAATCTCTGAACAAAATTCCCAATTTAAAGACTCTATGATCAGTGATTTTCAAGAGCTCATATCCCAAGAAAACTCAATCAACTTTGACAAAAATAGCAAAGATGATGACAACAATTCTAAGGAGCTGGAANTTTga
- the LOC125865981 gene encoding E3 ubiquitin-protein ligase SGR9, amyloplastic-like — protein MMEHQKSLEAIVMEVLSALTPLQLTKFTHHFSSLHHHNCHRIFSLLSSPTLFSLTLHHLNSLSLHRKSLLIARHLLSKLAILACFMEKNTILLPSPSITTMSLRDVDAVLMLLLLCELRQHEPGGLHNAPLSCWRNILRDYMAKDMLKLSGIESCSSEVIIKFIELVAKCKNFVNVMACDGGDQGRSYGISDSVIDTDERKDKKKLAASVAVVVSLPSSNGSGDDQCVICKEDMKLGRDVCKLPCDHFYHWKCILPWLKKTNTCPCCRFQLPSDDVFAEIQRLWDVLAKISGGAT, from the exons ATGATGGAACATCAAAAATCCTTAGAAGCCATAGTCATGGAAGTTCTTTCTGCCTTAACCCCTCTTCAACTCACAAAATTCACCCACCACTTCTCCTCCCTCCACCACCACAACTGCCACCgtattttctctctcctctcttctcCCACCCTCTTCTCCCTCACTCTCCACCACCTCAACTCCCTCTCCCTCCACCGTAAATCCCTCCTCATCGCCCGCCACCTCTTGTCTAAACTCGCGATTTTAGCCTGCTTCATGGAGAAAAACACGATTCTACTACCATCACCATCAATCACTACCATGAGTCTTCGGGATGTGGATGCGGTTTTGATGCTCTTACTACTATGTGAATTGCGCCAACATGAGCCTGGGGGGTTGCACAACGCCCCACTATCGTGTTGGCGCAATATTCTTCGTGACTATATGGCTAAGGACATGTTGAAACTATCCGGTATTGAAAGTTGTAGTAGTGAAGTGATAATCAAGTTCATTGAGCTAGTGGCTAAGTGCAAGAATTTTGTTAATGTCATGGCTTGCGATGGTGGTGACCAGGGGCGGAGCTATGG AATTTCTGACTCCGTCATTGATACTGATGAGCGTAAAGACAAGAAGAAGTTAGCGGCATCCGTGGCGGTGGTGGTGTCGTTACCGTCATCTAACGGTAGTGGAGATGATCAATGTGTGATATGTAAAGAAGACATGAAATTAGGGAGAGATGTTTGTAAATTACCATGTGATCATTTTTACCATTGGAAATGTATATTGCCTTGGTTGAAGAAGACAAACACTTGTCCATGTTGTCGGTTTCAGTTACCGTCAGATGATGTTTTTGCTGAGATCCAACGGTTGTGGGATGTTCTGGCTAAGATTAGTGGTGGTGCCACGTAG
- the LOC125865988 gene encoding dirigent protein 17-like, which yields MDFPCKESDVEEFLAPGVFEIPGEPAVVINGLPPVSSNADVNFPCPIVTDAESHKNSSFGQWLVGREVRKLFGDQYYYGKVIEFDGEVGWFRVKYEDGDIEDLEWRELEQALQPLDITIPLITVATKVNKRKQRSIQEFGGITRNQGIKDEKDMVKKNVVFM from the coding sequence ATGGATTTTCCGTGCAAAGAAAGTGATGTGGAGGAGTTTTTAGCACCTGGAGTATTTGAGATACCTGGAGAGCCAGCTGTTGTTATTAATGGATTGCCTCCTGTTTCTTCAAATGCTGACGTCAATTTTCCCTGTCCAATAGTTACTGATGCAGAATCACATAAGAATTCTAGTTTTGGCCAATGGCTTGTAGGAAGAGAAGTTCGCAAGTTGTTTGGGGACCAGTATTACTATGGGAAAGTTATTGAATTTGATGGGGAAGTTGGTTGGTTCAGGGTGAAGTATGAAGATGGTGACATCGAAGATCTGGAGTGGCGTGAGTTGGAACAAGCCCTTCAGCCTTTGGACATTACTATTCCATTGATAACAGTAGCCACAAAGGTCAATAAGAGAAAGCAGAGATCCATTCAAGAATTCGGGGGTATAACTAGAAATCAAggtataaaagatgaaaaagacaTGGTGAAGAAAAACGTCGTTTTTATGTAG